In Megalobrama amblycephala isolate DHTTF-2021 linkage group LG10, ASM1881202v1, whole genome shotgun sequence, one DNA window encodes the following:
- the LOC125277673 gene encoding Kv channel-interacting protein 2 → MSQAHGFLKQLLPADETGGLYVLMLLSFFPLYCWLRKGESSEEEFQISFVCHRPEGLEVLEEQTKFSKRELQFLYRAFKNECPSGVVDEDIFKLIYSQFFPQGDSSNYAHFLFEAFDTNKNGCLSFQEFVAGLSLILRGSMYDRLNWAFNFYDHDKDGFITKEELLNIMKSIYEMMGKYVSPPIQEDIPREHVDRFFQKMDRNRDGVVTIEEFIESCQKDENIMRSMRLFDSVF, encoded by the exons ATGTCACAGGCACACGGATTCTTAAAACAGCTGCTGCCAGCTGATGAAACAGGTGGACTCTATGTCTTGATGCTGCTGTCCTTCTTCCCGCTGTACTGCTGGCTCCGTAAAGGAG AGAGCAGTGAGGAAGAGTTTCAAATTTCCTTCGTTTGCCATCGACCTGAAGGTCTGGAAGTACTAGAGGAACAGACCAAATTCAGCAAGAGAGAGCTGCAGTTCCTCTACCGGgccttcaaaaat GAATGTCCCAGTGGAGTGGTGGATGAGGACATATTTAAACTCATTTACTCTCAGTTCTTCCCACAGGGAG aTTCAAGCAATTATGCACATTTCCTATTCGAGGCATTTGACACTAACAAGAATGGCTGTTTGAGTTTTCAG GAGTTTGTTGCTGGACTGTCACTCATCCTTAGGGGTTCAATGTATGACCGGCTAAACTGGGCATTTAATTTCTATGACCATGATAAAGATGGATTCATCACAAAAGAG GAGTTGTTGAACATCATGAAGTCGATTTATGAAATGATGGGGAAGTACGTGTCTCCACCCATTCAGGAAGATATTCCCAGAGAACATGTGGATCGCTTCTTTCAG AAAATGGACAGAAACCGTGATGGAGTGGTCACCATCGAGGAGTTTATTGAGTCATGTCAGAAG GATGAGAATATCATGCGGTCAATGCGGCTGTTTGACAGCgtcttttag
- the LOC125277675 gene encoding butyrophilin-like protein 2, with product MAETHKNEFQLVGPEKHRVHVSVGSEFTVQCHLSPKVSAVDMEIVWFKETNCVCLYKNKEVIEGRGYEGRVRLFNNKRGNISLLMREFREFDVGDYLCQVTCGDKTEEITVGVRELQAERPAEFPGEYTISVHFMIIS from the exons atggcagaaacacacaaaa ATGAGTTTCAGCTTGTTGGTCCTGAAAAACATCGAGTTCATGTGTCAGTAGGGTCTGAATTCACAGTCCAATGTCACCTATCTCCTAAAGTCAGTGCTGTTGACATGGAGATCGTTTGGTTTAAGGAGACAAACTGTGTGTGTCTCTATAAGAACAAAGAGGTGATTGAGGGAAGAGGATACGAGGGCAGAGTGAGACTGTTCAATAACAAGAGAGGAAACATTTCCTTACTCATGAGAGAGTTCAGAGAATTCGATGTTGGAGATTACCTGTGTCAGGTCACCTGTGGAGACAAAACAGAGGAGATAACAGTAGGAGTAAGAG AGCTGCAAGCAGAAAGACCAGCAGAATTCCCAGGTGAGTACACAATTTCAGTTCATTTCATGATAATTTCATAA